The following nucleotide sequence is from uncultured Erythrobacter sp..
CATCTGCGCGGCGCGGCGCAGCGAACGGCGCAGTCCGGCGCGCCAGTCTGCGGTCGATTTACGGGTGTTGATTGCTCGCGAAGCCATGACTTTGCCTTTGGACCCTCCTATCGGAACACACCATGAATCCTAGGCGAGTCCGGGTCAAGCGCCCTGAGATGGGGTGAGCGAGCTAACTCAGGCCGTCGATCGCGGCCCAACGCGGCCATTTTAGCGACCAAGCGCGTTCGGTCGACATCCCGCCGAGCGCGATTACAGGGACTTGCGAGTGTTCTGCCAGCAGTCGGAATTGCGCCGGTCCGAGCACTTTGTCTCCGGGATGCGACGTGGTTGGGAAAACCGGAGACAACAGAACCGCATCCGCTCCAAGCCGGTTCGCAATTCCGATCTCTGCAAGGTTATGCGCCGTCGCCAGATGCAGCATATCCCGACGGCGCGGACATAGCGAGCGAGGCGATCCGTAGATCCCATCTGCGCCCCATTCGGTCGCGGTCAGTGCGCTGTCGGCGAGTATCACCGTATGATCGCATGCGCGCGCGACACGGCACAAGGTGCGGAACCGGTCCCAACGGTTGGGATCATCGAGGTGATAGTGGCGGTAAATAAAGCCGGACCCGCGCGGCAGCCCACGCAGCGCGCTTTCCAGAACGGCATCGTTCCGCTCATCGGAGATAAGCCAGATGTCAGGCAGGGACTGGTTTCGCGCCATTCGCGCGCTATATCGCGCCGCCATGGAAAGTGCAGCAACTCGTCTCGCAGAAGTCGACGCCAATATCGCGCGCATGTGCAAAATCGCCCGCCGCAAACGCGAGGATGTGACCCTGA
It contains:
- a CDS encoding thiamine phosphate synthase, which gives rise to MAARYSARMARNQSLPDIWLISDERNDAVLESALRGLPRGSGFIYRHYHLDDPNRWDRFRTLCRVARACDHTVILADSALTATEWGADGIYGSPRSLCPRRRDMLHLATAHNLAEIGIANRLGADAVLLSPVFPTTSHPGDKVLGPAQFRLLAEHSQVPVIALGGMSTERAWSLKWPRWAAIDGLS